Part of the Candidatus Dormiibacterota bacterium genome, GCGCAAATCGAATATCGATCAATCGCGATCGAATCGTGGGAATCAAGCGCCCCGGGGCGGAGCTCGTGAGCAGCACGACGACGTCGCGCGGCGGCTCCTCGAAAAATTTGAGCAACGCATTTGCGGCGTGGTGGGTCGCGAACTCGACATCACCGAGCAGTAGAACGCGCATGCCGCCGCTATACGATTGCATCGAGAGCTGCCTGACGAGATCGCGCGCCGTAAGGTCCTCTTGCTCGTAAAATCCCGTCGCTCCGTCGCTATCGCCGATCTTGAGCGCCCCCACGTGCTCGAGGAAGTCGGGATGGCGTGCGTCGGCTCCGGCCGTAAAGAGCCGGCACGCGGCACACGTTCCGTCGTATCCGAGAACGCCGTCCTTGGGAGCCTCGCACAGCAACGATTGCGCCAATCGCCGCGCGAACGTCTTCTTGCCCGAGCCGGGCGGGCCGCTGAAGAGATAGGCGTGGGCCATCGTCTCCTTGGCGAGGCCCGCGAAATAACGCCTTGGGCCGGCCGCGCCGATTACATCGAACGTCCCGGGGCTCACAGAGCCATCTCCGCAAGATCGGCCCAAGCACGATCGACCAGCACGTCGGACGGAAGCCGCCCATCCAGGACCACGAAGCGATGCGAATCGCGAGCGAGCTCCAAAAAACCATGCCGGACGCGCTCGTGGAACGCATCGTGCTCGTTCTCAAGGCGATCGAGGCGCGCGTTGCGCTCCCGCAGGCGCTCGCGCGAGACGTGCACCGGTACGTCCAGCAGGAACGTGCGATCGGGTGTGAGCCCACCGGTCGCGGCGTCGATGATGTTGCGCAGCATCGTCATGTCCAAGCCCCTCCCATAGCCCTGATAGGCCAGGGTCGAGTCGGCGAACCGGTCGCACAGCACCACCCGGCCCGCAGCGAGCGCCGGGGCGATAGCCTCGATAACGTGCTGCGCCCGGGCTGCATTCATGAGTAAAGCCTCAGTCAAGGATGCGACGTGCAAGCCGGGTTCCAACACGATTCTACGAATGGAGTCA contains:
- the tmk gene encoding dTMP kinase, whose protein sequence is MFVTIEGIEGSGKSTLLRGLTERLRSAGREIFVTREPGGTPVGDSIRRIVLEPGLHVASLTEALLMNAARAQHVIEAIAPALAAGRVVLCDRFADSTLAYQGYGRGLDMTMLRNIIDAATGGLTPDRTFLLDVPVHVSRERLRERNARLDRLENEHDAFHERVRHGFLELARDSHRFVVLDGRLPSDVLVDRAWADLAEMAL